In a genomic window of Dyadobacter fermentans DSM 18053:
- a CDS encoding metallophosphoesterase family protein, translating to MKRSLRLAALAAALALTSCDSLFQYNPNEETLLDREKNLTAKNIARISQLPVSDTTRFILMGDSQRWYDECEDFVKSANRQKDISFVLHAGDISDFGLTQEFKWVNEIMTRLKYPYLTVIGNHDIIANGSSTYRRMFGPLNYTFTFGRDKFIFIDSNSREYAFDGSVPDVPWLKAQLADNPEKKNTIVVAHVPPFDADFDKNLEKPFTQALADDPHVKFSLYGHQHRFYEGEFYDDGVRYHLTTSMGARGYMVVSTWKDGYKVEKVEF from the coding sequence TTGAAAAGATCGTTACGATTAGCCGCGTTGGCAGCCGCGCTGGCGCTGACCTCCTGCGACAGCCTCTTCCAATACAATCCCAACGAGGAAACGCTCCTCGACCGGGAGAAAAACCTCACCGCCAAGAACATCGCGAGAATAAGCCAGCTGCCCGTTTCCGACACGACGCGCTTCATCCTCATGGGCGATTCGCAGCGATGGTACGACGAATGCGAGGATTTTGTCAAAAGTGCCAACCGCCAGAAAGACATTTCCTTTGTGCTCCACGCGGGGGATATTTCCGATTTCGGCCTCACACAGGAATTCAAATGGGTGAACGAAATTATGACGCGCCTGAAATATCCCTATCTGACGGTAATCGGCAACCATGACATCATTGCAAACGGATCCTCCACCTACCGCCGGATGTTCGGCCCGCTGAATTACACGTTCACTTTCGGGCGCGACAAGTTTATCTTCATCGATAGCAACTCCCGTGAATATGCATTCGACGGATCGGTGCCGGACGTGCCCTGGCTGAAAGCGCAGCTGGCCGACAATCCCGAGAAGAAAAACACCATCGTAGTAGCCCACGTGCCGCCATTCGATGCGGATTTTGACAAAAACCTTGAAAAACCTTTCACGCAGGCGCTCGCGGATGATCCTCATGTAAAATTCTCCCTGTACGGGCACCAGCACCGGTTTTACGAGGGCGAGTTTTACGACGATGGCGTGCGTTACCACCTCACCACTTCCATGGGTGCGCGGGGTTACATGGTTGTGTCAACCTGGAAAGACGGTTACAAAGTTGAGAAGGTTGAATTCTGA
- a CDS encoding CusA/CzcA family heavy metal efflux RND transporter, which yields MLNRIIRFSVENKLVIGIFMVLWVAFGIYELTRLPIDAVPDITNNQVQIITTAPSLGTEDVERLITFPIEQATANIPGLKESRSMSRFGLSLVSIVFDDDSDIYWARQQVTERLSQVEMPETAGKPELAPVTTGLGEIYQYVVKPKKGFEDKYSLSDLRTTQDWLIRRQLLGTPGVADVSTFGGELKQYEVAVEPSGLKAMGLTITDVLTALSRNNQNTGGAYIEKGPTVLYIRSLGLAGSIDDINHIVVANRGGVPVLVQHVAQVRFAPAIRYGALTMAGYGEVAGGIVMMLKGGNSSDVVGNVKAKIAEISKTLPEGLEIEPFLDRTKMVNNAIGTVERNLLEGAVIVVIVLVLFLGNLRAGLIVASVIPLSMLFAVAMMNLFGVSGNLMSLGALDFGLIVDGAVIIVEAILHHLHAPGGYRGATRLTQQEMDREVSGSASRMMNAAVFGQIIILIVYLPILSLSGIEGKMFKPMAQTVAFAILGAFVLSLTYVPTVSALLISKKISHAPNWSDRLMARIERAYGRALAWTLRFKVALVAGAFALFGVAVLLFSRMGGEFIPQLEEGDFATETRLLVGTNLTTTINAINRISDRLQKDYSEVEKIVSRIGSAEIPTDPMPIEGGDMIIVLKDKSEWTHAKSFPELATKMAATAQEVVPGVTTGFQYPVQMRFNELMTGAKQDVVCKIFGEDLDKLAAYANQLGHIARGVSGTADWYVEELAGMPQIVIDFNRAEIAKYGLNVDDLNKTINAAFAGAAAGQVYEGEKRFDLVVRVGAEGRKRIADVQNLLVSTPGGVQIPLSQVAAVREIEGPNQIQRENTRRRIIVGFNVRGRDVQSIVEELQRKVDAGIKFESGYAITYGGAFENLQQAKARLGIAVPVALLLIFMMLYFTFSSVKDGALIYTAIPLSAIGGVFALALRDMPFSISAGVGFIALFGVAVLNGIVLVSEFNRIRKEGTITDMLQLVMTGTRNRLRPVLMTAAVASLGFLPMAISNGAGAEVQRPLATVVIGGLVTATLLTLFVLPALYLLFNPKNTLHAGPRGATTVIVVLLLVTQAARAQQPRQVTLDEAIQKALAHNRTLQSGRLGEQAADKLRRSAFDIPKTAISADYGNFNSPNNDTRIGISQSIAFPTVYANQRKAREADYLAARAQTRLAEQEVRTGVRRLFFEYAILKEREKLLTHADSIFTGFESKSNLRFERGASNVLEKTAASSQKQQIANQLNLVRHDLDILVERFNFWLQDSLTYVPQRVSSRMPAYALPDTTAVIADLPQIELNSRLTQSAYFRYRTEKGRMLPELSAAYNNQSLRGTQLLDGREINLTGKDRFGYLGLGLNFPLFFKAQTAQIAAARLDWLRARNEAELAEYRLRSDWKTASGEVRKFTENLRYYEQQGLPNAETILAAADRQFAAGEIDYLQWVILARQAIAIKSEYVNALASYNEAVIQLLHLTNH from the coding sequence ATGCTGAACAGAATCATCAGGTTCTCCGTGGAGAACAAGCTGGTGATCGGGATCTTCATGGTGCTGTGGGTTGCCTTCGGCATTTATGAACTTACCCGGTTGCCCATTGATGCCGTTCCCGACATCACCAATAATCAGGTTCAAATTATTACAACCGCTCCGTCGCTCGGTACCGAAGACGTGGAGCGGCTCATCACATTTCCGATCGAACAGGCCACCGCCAATATCCCCGGCCTCAAAGAAAGCCGGAGCATGTCGCGGTTCGGGCTATCGCTCGTGTCGATCGTTTTCGATGACGATTCGGACATTTACTGGGCACGGCAGCAGGTTACCGAGCGGCTTTCGCAGGTGGAAATGCCCGAAACGGCCGGCAAACCCGAACTCGCGCCCGTCACCACCGGCCTGGGCGAGATTTACCAGTATGTAGTGAAACCTAAAAAGGGTTTTGAAGATAAATACTCCCTCTCCGACTTGCGCACTACGCAGGACTGGCTCATTCGCAGGCAGTTGCTGGGCACGCCGGGCGTTGCGGACGTGTCTACGTTCGGAGGAGAGCTGAAACAATACGAAGTCGCCGTGGAGCCGTCGGGCCTGAAAGCGATGGGGCTCACCATCACCGATGTACTCACGGCGCTCAGCCGCAATAACCAGAACACCGGCGGCGCTTACATTGAAAAGGGCCCGACGGTGCTGTACATCCGCAGCCTCGGACTGGCGGGGTCGATAGACGACATCAACCATATCGTGGTGGCCAACCGCGGCGGCGTGCCGGTGCTGGTGCAGCATGTGGCGCAGGTACGGTTCGCGCCCGCGATCCGTTACGGCGCGCTCACCATGGCCGGGTATGGCGAGGTGGCCGGAGGCATTGTGATGATGCTCAAAGGCGGTAATTCGTCGGACGTGGTAGGCAATGTAAAAGCCAAAATCGCGGAAATCAGCAAAACGCTTCCCGAAGGACTTGAAATAGAGCCGTTCTTGGATCGTACCAAAATGGTGAACAACGCCATCGGTACCGTGGAGCGCAACCTGCTCGAAGGGGCGGTGATCGTCGTGATCGTGCTGGTGCTTTTTTTGGGAAATCTGCGGGCTGGTTTGATCGTCGCTTCGGTCATACCGCTTTCCATGCTTTTCGCCGTGGCGATGATGAACCTTTTCGGCGTGAGCGGCAACCTCATGAGCCTCGGCGCGCTCGATTTCGGGCTGATCGTCGACGGCGCGGTCATCATCGTGGAGGCCATACTGCACCATTTACACGCTCCTGGCGGATATAGGGGCGCCACACGTCTCACTCAGCAGGAAATGGACCGTGAAGTGTCGGGCTCCGCCAGCCGGATGATGAATGCCGCCGTATTTGGTCAGATCATCATCCTCATCGTATACCTACCCATTCTTTCGCTGTCGGGTATCGAAGGGAAAATGTTCAAGCCGATGGCACAAACGGTCGCTTTCGCGATTTTGGGTGCATTTGTATTGTCCCTGACCTACGTGCCGACGGTAAGCGCGCTATTGATCAGCAAGAAGATCAGCCACGCACCCAACTGGTCGGATCGACTGATGGCGCGGATCGAGCGGGCCTATGGCCGCGCACTGGCTTGGACGCTGCGCTTCAAAGTTGCGCTTGTCGCGGGCGCATTTGCATTGTTCGGCGTGGCGGTGCTGCTGTTCTCGAGAATGGGAGGAGAGTTTATCCCGCAGCTGGAAGAAGGCGATTTCGCCACGGAGACGCGCCTGCTCGTGGGCACGAACCTCACCACCACCATCAACGCCATTAACCGCATTTCCGACCGCCTGCAAAAGGACTATTCCGAAGTGGAGAAGATCGTGTCGCGCATCGGCTCCGCCGAAATCCCCACCGATCCGATGCCGATCGAAGGCGGGGATATGATCATTGTTTTGAAAGATAAGTCCGAATGGACGCATGCTAAAAGCTTTCCCGAACTCGCTACCAAAATGGCCGCAACTGCCCAGGAAGTGGTGCCTGGCGTAACCACAGGCTTTCAGTATCCGGTTCAAATGCGTTTCAACGAGCTCATGACCGGCGCCAAGCAGGATGTGGTTTGCAAGATATTCGGGGAAGACCTGGACAAGCTCGCCGCCTATGCCAACCAGCTCGGGCACATTGCCCGCGGCGTAAGCGGCACCGCCGACTGGTATGTGGAAGAGCTAGCGGGAATGCCGCAGATCGTGATCGATTTCAACCGCGCCGAAATAGCCAAGTACGGGCTCAATGTCGATGATCTCAACAAAACCATCAACGCCGCATTTGCAGGCGCGGCCGCGGGGCAGGTCTACGAAGGCGAAAAGCGCTTCGACCTCGTGGTGCGCGTAGGTGCGGAAGGGCGCAAGCGCATAGCCGACGTGCAGAACCTGCTCGTATCCACGCCGGGCGGCGTACAAATCCCGCTCAGCCAGGTGGCGGCCGTGCGTGAGATCGAAGGGCCGAACCAGATCCAGCGTGAAAACACGCGCCGGCGCATTATCGTCGGGTTCAATGTCCGGGGGCGTGATGTCCAATCCATCGTCGAGGAATTACAACGTAAAGTCGATGCCGGTATTAAATTCGAAAGCGGATACGCCATTACCTACGGCGGCGCGTTCGAAAACCTTCAACAGGCCAAGGCACGCCTCGGAATTGCAGTGCCGGTGGCTTTGCTGCTGATTTTCATGATGTTGTACTTTACATTCTCCTCGGTGAAGGACGGGGCGCTGATTTACACGGCCATTCCGCTATCGGCCATCGGCGGCGTATTTGCGCTGGCTTTGCGTGATATGCCGTTCAGCATTTCGGCGGGGGTGGGCTTCATCGCATTGTTTGGCGTGGCGGTGCTGAACGGCATCGTGCTCGTATCCGAATTCAACCGCATCCGCAAGGAAGGGACCATTACCGACATGTTGCAACTTGTGATGACCGGCACGCGCAACCGCCTGCGCCCCGTGCTGATGACCGCCGCCGTGGCGTCGCTCGGCTTCCTCCCGATGGCGATCAGCAACGGCGCCGGTGCCGAGGTGCAGCGCCCCCTCGCGACGGTGGTAATAGGCGGGCTGGTGACGGCTACTTTGCTCACATTGTTTGTATTACCGGCTTTGTATTTGTTGTTTAATCCTAAAAACACCCTGCATGCAGGGCCGCGTGGTGCAACCACTGTAATCGTTGTACTCTTATTGGTAACGCAGGCTGCGCGCGCCCAGCAGCCACGACAGGTAACGCTCGACGAAGCCATACAAAAGGCATTAGCCCACAACCGAACGCTCCAAAGCGGCCGACTGGGCGAGCAGGCCGCCGACAAGCTCCGGCGCAGCGCATTTGACATACCCAAAACCGCGATCAGTGCCGACTACGGGAACTTCAACAGTCCGAACAACGACACCCGCATCGGCATTTCGCAGTCAATCGCATTCCCGACGGTGTATGCCAACCAGCGGAAAGCCCGGGAAGCCGATTACCTTGCGGCGCGCGCGCAAACCCGACTGGCCGAGCAGGAAGTACGAACGGGCGTGCGGCGGCTGTTCTTTGAATATGCGATATTGAAAGAGCGGGAAAAGCTGCTGACGCACGCCGACAGCATTTTTACCGGTTTTGAAAGCAAATCGAACCTCCGTTTCGAGCGAGGTGCTTCCAATGTGCTGGAAAAAACGGCTGCCAGTTCGCAAAAACAGCAGATCGCCAACCAGCTTAATCTCGTGCGGCATGACCTGGACATTCTGGTGGAACGGTTCAATTTCTGGTTGCAGGATTCGCTGACGTATGTGCCTCAGAGGGTCAGCTCGCGCATGCCCGCGTACGCATTGCCCGATACCACCGCAGTCATCGCCGATTTACCGCAGATCGAGCTGAACAGTCGGCTTACGCAATCGGCGTATTTCCGCTACCGTACCGAAAAAGGCAGAATGCTTCCTGAACTATCGGCAGCTTATAATAATCAGAGCCTTCGCGGAACACAGCTGCTGGATGGCCGGGAGATCAATTTAACAGGCAAAGACAGGTTTGGCTATTTGGGTCTGGGGCTGAATTTTCCGTTGTTTTTCAAAGCCCAAACCGCGCAGATCGCTGCGGCGCGCCTCGATTGGCTTCGCGCCCGCAACGAAGCGGAGCTTGCAGAGTACCGGTTGCGTTCGGATTGGAAAACGGCAAGCGGGGAGGTCCGGAAGTTTACCGAAAATCTCCGCTACTACGAGCAACAGGGCCTTCCAAACGCCGAGACGATCCTCGCAGCGGCCGACCGGCAATTCGCGGCCGGTGAGATCGACTACCTTCAATGGGTAATCCTCGCGAGGCAGGCCATTGCCATTAAAAGTGAATATGTGAATGCATTGGCCAGCTACAATGAGGCCGTGATCCAATTACTCCATTTAACTAACCACTGA
- a CDS encoding efflux RND transporter periplasmic adaptor subunit, whose translation MKPYIVLCAALWTCLSCSTGGQQAPDAEAASTPDSVMRRVSFDPAQIRNVGIEVGTPVLKNIPGVVTLQGKIDVPPQSTISLSFPLGGYLKSTTMLPGMRVRKGQVLAELEDMQFIQLQQDYLTAREKLELAQSEFARQEDLNVGKASSDKVLQQAKAEMETQRILMNALARKLEVIGIAPAKLSADHISKTVPILSPIDGFVSRVNVNVGKYTAPTDMLFELVDPKDIHLALHVFEKDLHTLSVGQRVTAYTNGDPSRKFTAKIILIGKSLTDDRLAEVHCHFDRYSPSLVPGMFMNGEVSVSGSKAMSVPEDAVVRWENKSFVFVERESGEFEMVEIVPGGIMDGFQQISAAGIDAASRVVIRNAYSLLIKAKNAGDEG comes from the coding sequence ATGAAACCATACATTGTTCTATGCGCCGCACTTTGGACCTGCCTCTCGTGCAGCACCGGCGGCCAGCAGGCACCCGACGCCGAAGCGGCCAGTACACCCGATTCGGTCATGCGCCGCGTTTCATTCGATCCGGCACAAATCCGCAACGTCGGCATTGAAGTGGGAACGCCCGTTTTAAAAAATATCCCGGGTGTAGTTACGCTTCAAGGCAAAATCGACGTGCCGCCGCAAAGCACGATCAGCCTGAGCTTTCCGCTGGGCGGGTATCTCAAATCCACGACCATGCTGCCGGGAATGCGCGTCAGAAAAGGACAGGTGCTGGCAGAACTGGAAGATATGCAGTTTATCCAACTCCAACAGGATTACCTCACAGCGCGTGAAAAGTTGGAACTGGCCCAAAGCGAATTTGCCCGGCAAGAGGACCTGAATGTGGGCAAAGCGAGCAGCGACAAGGTTTTGCAGCAGGCTAAGGCCGAAATGGAAACGCAGCGGATTCTCATGAACGCCCTGGCGCGCAAGCTGGAAGTGATCGGCATCGCACCCGCCAAACTGAGCGCGGACCATATTTCGAAAACAGTCCCGATTCTTTCGCCGATCGACGGTTTCGTATCGAGGGTGAACGTGAATGTAGGCAAATACACCGCGCCCACGGACATGCTGTTCGAGCTCGTCGACCCGAAAGATATTCATCTTGCATTGCATGTATTCGAAAAGGATTTGCATACATTATCTGTCGGCCAGCGCGTGACGGCCTACACCAATGGTGACCCCTCCCGGAAATTCACAGCCAAAATCATCCTCATTGGAAAAAGCCTCACCGACGACCGTTTGGCGGAAGTACATTGCCATTTTGATCGGTACAGCCCGTCGCTTGTGCCCGGGATGTTTATGAACGGCGAAGTATCCGTGTCCGGCAGCAAAGCCATGTCGGTGCCCGAAGATGCCGTGGTTCGCTGGGAAAACAAATCGTTCGTTTTCGTGGAGCGGGAATCGGGTGAGTTCGAAATGGTGGAAATCGTGCCGGGCGGGATAATGGATGGTTTTCAGCAGATCAGCGCGGCAGGCATCGACGCAGCGTCGAGAGTGGTCATTCGCAATGCTTATTCCCTTTTAATAAAGGCAAAGAATGCCGGTGATGAAGGTTGA
- a CDS encoding sulfatase, whose translation MMNISIARWLCFAVMLIVSFGTRHALAQSKPNIIVFLVDDMGWQDTSVPFWNKPTDFNRRYRTPNMERLAREGMKFTNAYAMPVCTPTRVSLITGVNAAHHRVTHWTSPDKDKNTDYADKALEAVDWNINGFSPVAGVPHTFHGTALPEVLRQNGYYTVHSGKAHFGSAGTPGSDPVNLGFEINIAGSSIGHPASYSGKANYDSPVNGKPNRNAVPGLEAYHGTDTFLSDAITTEALKAIAKPVAEKKPFFLYLSHYAVHIPLTADPRFLNRYLEAGLDSTEAKYAALVEGMDKSLGDVLRYLDEQKIADNTVVLFMSDNGGLSTSPARGGKAWTHNLPLKAGKGSVYEGGIREPMLVRWPGVTKAGSVTEQYVIIEDFFPTILDIAGVKNARTVQQVDGKSFLPILKNPAFKDERRGLVWHHPNRWIAAEGPNIHYASAFRQGDWKLIYDYRQAKLELYNLRTDIGEEHDVAASNPLKVKELANLLSRQLKTWGAQWPVSKKTGKPVPLPNELPGL comes from the coding sequence ATGATGAACATCTCCATAGCCCGATGGCTCTGCTTTGCCGTCATGCTGATCGTGTCCTTCGGCACGCGCCACGCGCTCGCGCAATCCAAACCGAATATCATTGTTTTCCTCGTCGACGATATGGGCTGGCAGGATACCTCGGTGCCATTCTGGAATAAGCCGACCGATTTCAACCGCCGCTACCGTACGCCGAACATGGAACGGCTTGCGCGCGAAGGCATGAAGTTTACCAATGCCTACGCCATGCCCGTGTGTACGCCCACCCGCGTGAGCCTGATCACCGGCGTGAATGCGGCCCACCACCGCGTGACGCACTGGACGTCGCCGGATAAGGACAAAAACACCGATTATGCCGACAAAGCGCTCGAAGCCGTCGACTGGAACATCAATGGTTTCAGTCCCGTTGCCGGTGTTCCGCATACTTTTCACGGCACAGCATTGCCCGAGGTACTGCGGCAAAACGGCTACTACACCGTTCACAGCGGCAAGGCGCATTTTGGGTCTGCCGGCACGCCGGGTTCGGACCCTGTGAATCTTGGATTTGAGATAAACATCGCGGGTAGTTCCATTGGACATCCGGCCAGCTATTCGGGAAAGGCCAACTACGACAGCCCCGTGAACGGCAAGCCTAACCGCAATGCCGTGCCCGGCCTGGAAGCCTACCACGGCACGGACACATTCCTGAGCGACGCCATCACGACCGAAGCATTGAAGGCGATCGCTAAGCCGGTAGCAGAGAAAAAGCCGTTTTTTCTCTACCTCTCGCATTACGCCGTCCACATTCCGCTCACGGCCGATCCACGCTTCCTGAACCGCTACCTCGAAGCCGGCCTGGACAGCACCGAAGCCAAATACGCGGCATTGGTGGAAGGAATGGACAAAAGCCTCGGCGATGTGCTCCGATACCTCGATGAGCAGAAGATAGCCGATAATACAGTGGTACTTTTCATGTCCGACAATGGCGGCCTGAGCACTTCACCCGCACGCGGCGGCAAGGCGTGGACGCATAATCTGCCCTTGAAAGCCGGAAAAGGCTCCGTGTACGAAGGCGGCATCCGCGAGCCGATGCTCGTGCGGTGGCCCGGCGTAACCAAAGCCGGCTCGGTAACGGAGCAATACGTGATTATTGAAGACTTTTTTCCAACCATTCTCGACATAGCTGGCGTGAAGAATGCCCGCACCGTTCAGCAAGTGGACGGCAAGTCATTCCTGCCCATCCTGAAAAACCCCGCATTCAAAGACGAACGCCGCGGACTGGTATGGCACCACCCTAACCGCTGGATAGCCGCCGAAGGACCGAATATCCATTACGCCAGCGCATTCCGCCAGGGCGACTGGAAGCTGATTTACGATTACCGGCAGGCGAAACTGGAATTGTACAACCTGCGTACGGACATTGGCGAAGAACATGACGTGGCTGCGTCCAATCCATTGAAGGTGAAAGAATTGGCCAATCTGCTTTCCAGACAGCTGAAAACCTGGGGCGCACAATGGCCGGTTTCCAAAAAAACGGGCAAACCTGTTCCACTACCGAACGAACTGCCAGGCCTGTAA
- a CDS encoding TetR/AcrR family transcriptional regulator, whose translation MAIKERKEREKQEMRNLIIESATRMFLKQGYDKTSIRNIAEDIEYSPATIYLYFKDKDEIFYVIHENAFDILDKHLRQHDVIADPFERLAALGKTYIEFGLSNPDYYDLMFIMRAPMEQIKNEEKWKAGECAFGYLITTLAACLEQGKIRQADLHVTAIQVWSYVHGLVSLYVRERMCILMLPDDATRQMLYHSFDLFLANIKT comes from the coding sequence ATGGCGATTAAGGAAAGAAAAGAGCGGGAGAAGCAGGAAATGAGGAATCTGATTATCGAATCGGCGACCAGGATGTTTTTAAAGCAAGGTTACGACAAGACGTCCATTCGTAACATTGCCGAGGATATCGAGTACAGTCCTGCTACGATCTATCTGTATTTCAAGGATAAGGATGAAATTTTTTATGTAATCCACGAGAATGCGTTCGATATCCTGGATAAGCATTTGCGGCAGCACGATGTGATTGCCGACCCGTTTGAAAGGCTCGCGGCGCTGGGCAAAACGTACATTGAATTTGGGCTTTCCAACCCCGACTATTACGATCTGATGTTCATCATGCGCGCGCCGATGGAGCAGATCAAAAACGAGGAAAAGTGGAAAGCCGGCGAGTGCGCGTTCGGATATCTGATCACAACGCTGGCAGCTTGTCTGGAACAGGGCAAGATCCGCCAGGCCGATTTACACGTGACGGCAATCCAGGTGTGGTCGTATGTGCACGGGCTAGTATCGCTCTATGTTCGCGAGCGCATGTGCATTTTGATGCTGCCCGACGACGCCACGCGGCAGATGTTGTACCATTCGTTCGATCTTTTTTTAGCTAATATCAAAACCTAA
- a CDS encoding TolC family protein, with protein sequence MIRFLKPMPRHWQYLLVPLLSLAAPVLAQDTRLQGYVDQGLRNNQGLKQQRFILERNLFALKEARTFFYPEVNFSTSYLDSRGGRKISIPIGDLLNPVYSSLNELTNSSAFPKVENVSQTFNPRNYYDARFRTSLPLYNAEINYNTKIRKEQIHLQQAEVDVYRRELVKEIKVAYYACQQADEAIHILENAVTLARENLRFNQALVKNDKAIRTVISRSENELIGLEARLVDARNQSVNARAYFNFLLNSPLENTLEIEQPDESGVLTDTIAAGRREELAKLESLSRLNALSGQLARAGALPKLSTFIDLGSQGDFVSFNRDTRYYLFGVTLDWRVFAHNRTQYKVKQAELEQKATGEQISQVEQQLQLQSKTAANSFQSAVLTYRAAKSQTALSQQYYQDQQKLYREGQLLYIELLDAQNRLIADQLQQSISYLNVQTRAAELERAKASYLFTN encoded by the coding sequence ATGATTCGATTTTTGAAACCGATGCCCCGGCATTGGCAGTACCTTCTTGTGCCTTTGCTGAGCCTCGCCGCGCCCGTTCTGGCGCAGGACACACGCCTGCAAGGCTACGTGGATCAGGGCTTGCGGAACAACCAGGGGCTTAAACAACAGCGCTTTATCCTCGAAAGGAACCTCTTCGCGCTCAAAGAAGCTCGCACGTTCTTTTATCCAGAGGTCAATTTCAGCACGTCATACCTCGACTCGCGCGGCGGCCGGAAAATCAGCATCCCGATCGGCGATCTGCTGAACCCGGTGTACAGCTCTCTGAACGAGCTCACTAATTCTTCGGCGTTCCCTAAGGTCGAGAATGTGAGCCAGACGTTTAACCCGCGCAATTATTACGATGCCCGGTTCCGGACTTCATTACCGCTCTACAATGCGGAAATCAACTACAACACCAAAATCCGGAAAGAGCAGATCCATTTGCAGCAGGCGGAGGTGGACGTTTACAGACGCGAGTTAGTGAAGGAGATCAAAGTGGCGTACTATGCCTGCCAGCAGGCAGATGAGGCGATACACATTCTGGAAAACGCTGTTACGCTGGCCCGCGAGAATTTGCGGTTCAACCAGGCGCTCGTCAAGAACGATAAGGCGATAAGGACGGTGATCAGCCGGTCGGAAAACGAATTGATCGGCTTGGAGGCCCGGCTGGTGGACGCGCGTAACCAGTCGGTGAATGCCCGGGCGTATTTCAATTTTTTACTGAACAGCCCTTTGGAAAACACGCTTGAAATCGAGCAACCGGACGAATCGGGTGTGTTGACCGACACGATCGCGGCGGGTAGGAGGGAGGAACTGGCGAAGCTGGAATCGTTGTCGCGGCTCAATGCATTGTCGGGCCAGCTGGCGCGGGCGGGCGCATTGCCAAAACTGTCGACGTTCATTGACCTCGGTTCGCAGGGTGATTTTGTGAGTTTCAACCGCGATACACGATATTATCTTTTCGGTGTAACGCTCGACTGGCGGGTGTTTGCCCACAACCGCACGCAATACAAAGTGAAACAGGCCGAGCTGGAACAAAAAGCGACCGGCGAGCAGATCAGTCAGGTAGAACAACAACTGCAATTGCAGAGCAAAACGGCTGCTAATAGCTTTCAATCGGCGGTGCTCACTTATCGTGCAGCCAAAAGCCAAACCGCACTTTCACAGCAATATTACCAGGACCAGCAAAAGCTCTACCGCGAAGGCCAGCTGCTGTACATTGAACTGCTCGATGCGCAAAACCGGCTCATCGCCGACCAGCTGCAACAAAGTATTTCCTATCTCAACGTCCAGACCCGCGCCGCTGAGTTGGAGCGCGCGAAGGCGAGTTATTTATTCACAAACTGA
- a CDS encoding efflux RND transporter periplasmic adaptor subunit: MKATTHPIIYAYVLAAALFTSACKEEKKPEKTDDTIPVKIISSAALTQAQAVETSGLLGSENEARLSFKIGGIIKDILVKEGDKVRRGQLLASLNTTEIAAQMGQAEENFLKAQRDARRVQNLYRDSVATKEQLENTQSALVLAEKQLDIVKFNLSQTKIFSTADGVVMQKLQNAGEQVQGGTPVLHVSSTSSTDWVVKCGLTDKDWARLKGGEQAEITFDAYPQTFIGRVKTLAQVSDAVSGLYQVEIALNKPAARLASGLFAKVHIYPKEQTSMVSIPVDALIEGENDSAFVFVADGNRAQKKRVKVAFLEGDKAFILAGIGAGARVIREGSAYLAEGSAIRVVQ; the protein is encoded by the coding sequence ATGAAAGCTACCACACATCCGATCATATATGCGTACGTACTCGCGGCCGCGCTCTTCACGTCTGCGTGCAAGGAAGAAAAGAAGCCGGAGAAAACCGACGACACCATTCCCGTAAAGATCATCAGCTCGGCGGCATTAACCCAGGCGCAGGCCGTGGAAACATCCGGCCTGCTCGGTTCGGAAAATGAAGCCCGGCTATCGTTCAAAATCGGGGGGATTATCAAAGATATTTTGGTAAAAGAAGGCGACAAGGTGCGGAGAGGGCAGCTTCTGGCATCGCTCAACACCACGGAAATAGCCGCCCAGATGGGTCAGGCCGAAGAGAACTTCCTGAAAGCACAGCGCGATGCACGTCGGGTCCAAAATCTCTACCGCGATAGCGTGGCTACGAAAGAACAGCTCGAAAACACCCAAAGTGCATTGGTACTCGCTGAAAAACAGCTCGATATCGTCAAATTTAACTTGTCGCAAACGAAGATATTCTCCACTGCCGACGGTGTGGTAATGCAGAAATTGCAGAACGCCGGCGAGCAGGTGCAGGGCGGCACGCCGGTGCTGCATGTGAGCAGCACAAGCAGCACCGACTGGGTGGTGAAATGCGGCCTCACCGACAAGGACTGGGCCCGGCTGAAAGGGGGCGAACAAGCGGAAATTACCTTCGACGCCTACCCGCAGACATTTATAGGCCGGGTGAAAACCCTCGCGCAGGTGAGCGACGCGGTTTCGGGGCTATACCAGGTTGAAATTGCGCTGAATAAACCCGCAGCGAGGCTCGCCAGCGGCCTTTTTGCCAAAGTGCACATTTACCCGAAAGAACAAACGAGCATGGTGTCCATCCCCGTGGACGCATTGATCGAAGGCGAGAACGACAGCGCATTCGTGTTTGTGGCGGATGGAAACCGTGCACAGAAAAAGCGCGTGAAAGTGGCATTCCTGGAAGGCGACAAGGCATTTATCCTGGCCGGTATCGGTGCCGGCGCGCGCGTGATCCGCGAAGGATCGGCTTACCTGGCCGAAGGTTCGGCGATTAGAGTAGTTCAGTAA